A region of Gracilinanus agilis isolate LMUSP501 chromosome 3, AgileGrace, whole genome shotgun sequence DNA encodes the following proteins:
- the FAIM gene encoding fas apoptotic inhibitory molecule 1 isoform X2, producing the protein MTDLVAVWEVALSDGVHKIEFEHGTTSGKRVVYVDGKEEVRREWMFKLVGKETFSVGAAKTKATINIDAVSGFAYEYTLEIDGKSLKKYMENRSKTTNTWILRLDGVDFRVVLEKDTMDVWCNGKKMETAGEFVDDGTETHFSIGNHECYIKAVSSGKRREGIIHTLIVDDKEIAETLE; encoded by the exons ATGACAGATCTTGTAGCTGTTTGGGAAGTTGCCTTAAGTGATGGTGTTCACAAGATTGAATTTGAACATGGAACTACTTCAGGAAAAAGGGTCGTGTATGTggatggaaag GAAGAGGTAAGAAGAGAATGGATGTTCAAACTTGTGGGCAAAGAAACATTTAGTGTTGGAGCTGCAAAAACAAAAGCTACTATAAACATAGATGCAGTCAGTGGTTTTGCTTATGAATATACTCTGGAAATTGATGGGAAAAGTCTCAAGAAATATATGGAAAACAGATCAAAAACAACAAATACTTGGATTTTACGTTTGGATGGTGTGGACTTTAGAGTTGTTTTGG AGAAAGATACTATGGATGTCTGGTGCAATGGTAAAAAAATGGAGACAGCA GGTGAGTTTGTAGATGACGGAACTGAAACTCACTTCAGTATTGGTAATCATGAATGTTATATAAAGGCTGTCAGTAGTGGAAAGCGAAGAGAAGGGATTATTCATACTCTAATAGTGGATGATAAAGAAATTGCAGAGACTTTGGAGTAA
- the FAIM gene encoding fas apoptotic inhibitory molecule 1 isoform X1, which produces MDDLWLKHLDKFHFSGECANMFGRLANCVLLRCRKELPTLMTSRISRNNVMLSCSSHFEKMTDLVAVWEVALSDGVHKIEFEHGTTSGKRVVYVDGKEEVRREWMFKLVGKETFSVGAAKTKATINIDAVSGFAYEYTLEIDGKSLKKYMENRSKTTNTWILRLDGVDFRVVLEKDTMDVWCNGKKMETAGEFVDDGTETHFSIGNHECYIKAVSSGKRREGIIHTLIVDDKEIAETLE; this is translated from the exons ATGGACGACTTGTGGCTGAAACATCTGGACAAGTTTCACTTCAGTGGAGAATGCGCAAATATGTTTGGAAGGTTGGCGAACTGTGTCCTGTTGAGGTGCAGAAAAGAGTTGCCTACACTGATGACATCACGAATCTCTCGGAATAACGTGATGCT ATCTTGTTCCAGCCACTTTGAAAAAATGACAGATCTTGTAGCTGTTTGGGAAGTTGCCTTAAGTGATGGTGTTCACAAGATTGAATTTGAACATGGAACTACTTCAGGAAAAAGGGTCGTGTATGTggatggaaag GAAGAGGTAAGAAGAGAATGGATGTTCAAACTTGTGGGCAAAGAAACATTTAGTGTTGGAGCTGCAAAAACAAAAGCTACTATAAACATAGATGCAGTCAGTGGTTTTGCTTATGAATATACTCTGGAAATTGATGGGAAAAGTCTCAAGAAATATATGGAAAACAGATCAAAAACAACAAATACTTGGATTTTACGTTTGGATGGTGTGGACTTTAGAGTTGTTTTGG AGAAAGATACTATGGATGTCTGGTGCAATGGTAAAAAAATGGAGACAGCA GGTGAGTTTGTAGATGACGGAACTGAAACTCACTTCAGTATTGGTAATCATGAATGTTATATAAAGGCTGTCAGTAGTGGAAAGCGAAGAGAAGGGATTATTCATACTCTAATAGTGGATGATAAAGAAATTGCAGAGACTTTGGAGTAA